GAGCGGACTTCTTCGCGCCGGTCAATGATCGCAAATGCTGTGTAGTGTCGATCTATCTCCGGAGACTTGCGCATCGCCTCCCATTCATGAGGTCGGAGGACCATCCATTCAGGCTTCAGATATTTAGGAGCGTCGATGAAGCCAACCGAATAGGTCTCCCTTGCCGCAACGGTCTCCGGGGCCACCAACCCGGGGAAATCCAGGATGCGTGCCCCGCTGAAGTAACCGATGTATCCCATGGGCTCAAGATACACGCGCTCACCGGCTTGGACGTTCTCCTTGAGGTATAGCCCGACTTCACGCCGGACGCCGTTCTCGACCACTCGCTGTTGAAATTCAATCTGACGCACCGAGGCGGCAAAGCTGATTAACAACGCAATAATTAAGGCAACTGGAAGAAAGCGCTTAGCCGGATGGCTGTCCGGGGACTGCAGTTGGAATATCCGGGCAAGGGACAGCGCCCCAAAGTAGGCCGGTGGAATATAGTACCACGGAAATGACCGGGCTGTTAGTTCCATAAATTCAAGATACACCAGGGATCCGCTGAAGAGGAACGAGCTGAGCCGCACAAGACGGTCTTTTATGAAAACGGGGGAGAGAATGATGACCAGCGAGCAGCCGGCAAAAAATATGCCGAGGACCGCTGGCCAGTCAAATGGTTCGTAGTAAAGCGGAAGGAAAGGCGCCCCGAGTATGCCGAGACCTTTTTGTATCCACTCAACGGGCGTTAGACCAAAATCGAGCAAGCCTCTGTAAGCGCCCGACTTGGCCATCACCGTATGGGGAATCGGGCTTCCATAATACCACCAGGTCCAACTGAACCACGGCAGGTAAACAACCGTGCACGTCACACCTGCCTTGAGGATCCCGATCAGCTCGGCCTTGCGGGAGTGGATGGGAATCATGAGGGCTAGTAATCCGAAGAGCGTGATATGCAGAGGGGAGTCCGGTCGGGTCATCATGAGTCCACCCCATCCAAGACCCGCGAGAATCCAACTTGAGCCGTATCCACGGAACGCGGCGATGAAGGAAATGGAGAGGAAGAGCACCCAGAAGCCGGCCTCCTGCCCGTTCACAGTGAAGGCAGTGACCCGGACACACAAGACAAGGATCAGAGGGAAACAGAGCACCGTCCAGGAAGGGGTTTCAGTCTCTCCTTGCTTGATGAGAAATTGCACTGTCAGGATTCCCCCTGCAGCGAAACAACTGATCGAAACCACATTGTACAGGAGTAGGGGAATGGTATAGTCCACCGAACCGGTTACCCAAGCCATGAAGGCCGGCACAAGAACATTTAAGGGCGAGGTAAAGCTGTGAAGCAATTCCCCCTCATGGTAGGTCAGTCCGTTCCCCTGAATAAGGTTTGCCGCTTGGCGGAAGGTTATCAGGAAATCCTCCCAGACCTGGCCCGTGATCATCCAGAAAAGTGCTGGTATGAGGACCAGCGCGCCGATAGTACCAACGCGAATCCCCAGACTTGCTCGTTGCTGTGGGCGCATCATAGGGAAAGGGTTTAGGAACCGGACTCCTGCGCGTCAATGCCTTTGCCCGGGGGCAGGCTTTTGACCGGATGGATCGCTTTCGGGACTGCGTAATGGGGAAGTCGTTCTTGGAGCTCCGCTCTGAGGCTGCCCATGGAACCACTGGCCTCGGGTTTCATCACGACCTCAAGCTCGACACGCGTGCCCCAATCCGGGTCAGGAACGCCCCGGCAAAGCGCGCTCTGTATCAAACCAGTCGCTACAGCTGCTGCTTCAATTTGTTCGGGGTGGACATTTTCCCCGCCGGTAATGATGACCCGGTCGGCCCTGCCGCCGATATGAAGGTGGCCTGTCTCATTCATGGCTCCAAGATCTCCCGTGGGAAAGGGGTCCCGAGAAAAAAGTTCATTCGTAGGAATGTAGCCCATTGCAATTGATCCAGACCGGACAAGGATTCGCCCTGTTGAATCAATGGATATCTCCGCATGAGGAAGGGCGGTCCCGACTCCCGTTTGGCCTGCGAGGAACTCCTCCGGATCCAGGGCCGTGACCATCGCAGCAGTCTCGGTTGAACCGTAGCAGGGGCACAGGCGGATTTCTTCCCTGCGGGAAATTTCAAGCAGGTCGGGAGGACAGGCCGCACCCCCCACGAGGATTAGTCCGAAACGCCGTAAAACCCGGGTTCCGCGTTGGCTGGCCAGCATGCGGCGAAGTTGGGTGGGAACCAAGGAAATACTGGCCTCCTCAAGCGGGAACGGTGCCGACTGGAAGCCGTCACTATTACGGTAATCAGCGTAATGGAGGCGTCCGGAACATTCCATCGACCGGATTATCGGCATCAACCCGCCCACATGGTGGCCGGGAAGGACATTGACCGCGTGAACAATGCCTTGCTTGCCAAATCTTTCAGCAAATCCACGTGCGGAGCAGAAAAGTGTATCGGAAGTATGAATACAATATTTGGGAACCCCGGTCGTACCACTGGTGGGAATCAGGATGGCGGGTGGATGTTCGGCTTTATATTGGGCAGCAATTCCTGAAAGGGCATCCTTCCAGTCCCCGGGCCAGTGAGGATCCTCCAAGGCGAGAAATTCCCGGTTTTCCAGAGCGGTCTTCAGCTTTCGGGCAAACGCTTCCACAGGTCCTCCTGTTCTTCAATGGTCAGGGCATTCAAGACGGGACCCTGTTGGGGAACCCCGAAGTCATCATCAAAAAATGCCTGCGTTCTCAGCCCGTGATCAGTTTCAGGAAAAGCTTGAGCCAGATGGATGAGAGAGCTTAAGCCGATTCCTGTTTCAAAGACAGAAGAGATGACGACCCGGCTCTTTGCGTCGAGAAGCCGCTTCCACCAGACTTCCGGATCCTCGAGAATTGTCGGCTTGATGACCCAGTAACCTGTCCAGCCCTTGTCCAGCCAGTCCACTAACCCTGCGCCGGCAAGGGACTCATCAAGGGCCAAAGGCACAGGGGAGGATTCAGCCTGACGGAGCATGTCATCAGAGGATAATTGTTCCTTGAAGGGTTCCTCGATAAATTCGATCGATTGGGAGATTCCGTTCAAACGGGGCTTCCAGAAAGACCAGGTCCCCGTGTCCCATGAGCGGTTGGGATCCAGACGGAGCTTATCTCCGGCTTTGAGGCTGAGGACAACTTTCTGGAGAAAGTCCCATTCATCATCTGGCTTG
This region of Oceanipulchritudo coccoides genomic DNA includes:
- a CDS encoding AMP-binding protein, which produces MEAFARKLKTALENREFLALEDPHWPGDWKDALSGIAAQYKAEHPPAILIPTSGTTGVPKYCIHTSDTLFCSARGFAERFGKQGIVHAVNVLPGHHVGGLMPIIRSMECSGRLHYADYRNSDGFQSAPFPLEEASISLVPTQLRRMLASQRGTRVLRRFGLILVGGAACPPDLLEISRREEIRLCPCYGSTETAAMVTALDPEEFLAGQTGVGTALPHAEISIDSTGRILVRSGSIAMGYIPTNELFSRDPFPTGDLGAMNETGHLHIGGRADRVIITGGENVHPEQIEAAAVATGLIQSALCRGVPDPDWGTRVELEVVMKPEASGSMGSLRAELQERLPHYAVPKAIHPVKSLPPGKGIDAQESGS
- a CDS encoding enolase C-terminal domain-like protein; translated protein: MSDCIHKGEFSSLFYKRPFSRPLKAAWGTWAVRDGLILRHQDSATGSFVFSEIAPLPPATPEIPLIPSIPSPTPAASPTARTAALLSLSESTPEAVANLREAGYRTFKLKVGLNKPDDEWDFLQKVVLSLKAGDKLRLDPNRSWDTGTWSFWKPRLNGISQSIEFIEEPFKEQLSSDDMLRQAESSPVPLALDESLAGAGLVDWLDKGWTGYWVIKPTILEDPEVWWKRLLDAKSRVVISSVFETGIGLSSLIHLAQAFPETDHGLRTQAFFDDDFGVPQQGPVLNALTIEEQEDLWKRLPES